A section of the bacterium SCSIO 12696 genome encodes:
- a CDS encoding OadG family protein gives MTDSLLQQGANLMLMGMGTVFVFLAILVVATTVMSRVVNRLSPEEVVPEPEPVVAPSGAVDKRVVQIIQAALDKHRGRH, from the coding sequence ATGACTGATTCATTATTGCAGCAAGGAGCCAACCTGATGCTGATGGGCATGGGCACCGTATTTGTGTTCCTTGCCATCCTGGTGGTGGCCACCACGGTGATGTCGCGAGTGGTAAACCGTTTGTCACCGGAGGAGGTGGTGCCGGAACCAGAGCCCGTTGTGGCGCCTTCCGGTGCGGTGGACAAACGCGTTGTCCAAATTATCCAGGCGGCGCTGGATAAGCATCGTGGACGTCATTAA